One stretch of Marinobacterium iners DNA includes these proteins:
- the corA gene encoding magnesium/cobalt transporter CorA produces MIRTFTLEHGKLREQEQLASDGLTTASWIDLQDADEVERANVEQLFPESLPDADEVEEIESSARYFVEGNDLHVHSLFLYQSEGRFKTATVAFTLQPERLISTRDVELPDFRLTRLRARRGWVEATSPLQILTALFEQKVDNLADQLEDLHRDLEQLSVEILENREAELGDQLDRLAKLEDSNGQIRLCLMDTQRSTSFLLRHIRDQKREVKTFREILRDLDTLMAHATFVFEKINFLMNAAQGFINIRQNQIIKIFSIAAVVFLPPTLVGTVYGMNFEMMPELEWIFGYPMALGLMIISAISPYLFFKHKGWL; encoded by the coding sequence ATGATCCGCACATTCACGCTAGAACACGGCAAGCTGCGTGAGCAGGAACAGCTGGCCAGTGATGGATTGACCACTGCCAGCTGGATTGACCTGCAAGATGCGGATGAAGTCGAGCGGGCCAATGTGGAGCAATTGTTTCCGGAAAGCTTGCCGGATGCGGATGAAGTCGAAGAGATAGAGTCCAGCGCACGCTACTTTGTCGAAGGCAATGACCTGCATGTCCATTCCCTTTTTCTGTACCAGAGCGAGGGGCGCTTCAAAACCGCAACAGTGGCATTCACCCTGCAACCGGAGCGGTTGATCAGTACCCGTGACGTGGAGCTGCCTGACTTTCGTCTGACCCGCCTGCGAGCACGGCGCGGATGGGTTGAAGCCACGTCCCCACTGCAGATCCTGACCGCACTGTTTGAGCAGAAGGTGGACAACCTGGCTGACCAGCTTGAAGACCTGCATCGGGACCTGGAACAGCTCAGCGTCGAAATACTGGAGAACCGAGAAGCGGAGCTTGGTGACCAATTGGATCGACTGGCCAAGCTGGAGGACAGCAACGGCCAGATTCGTCTCTGTCTGATGGACACGCAACGCTCGACCTCGTTTCTGCTGCGACACATCCGCGACCAGAAACGTGAGGTTAAAACCTTCCGCGAGATTCTGCGAGACCTGGACACGCTAATGGCACATGCCACCTTCGTGTTCGAGAAAATCAACTTCCTGATGAATGCCGCCCAGGGTTTTATCAACATCCGCCAGAACCAGATCATCAAGATCTTTTCCATTGCGGCGGTGGTGTTTCTGCCCCCCACACTGGTAGGCACTGTTTACGGCATGAACTTTGAGATGATGCCAGAGCTGGAGTGGATTTTCGGCTATCCTATGGCGTTGGGGCTGATGATCATTTCAGCCATCTCACCCTACCTGTTTTTCAAGCACAAAGGGTGGCTCTGA